One Hippopotamus amphibius kiboko isolate mHipAmp2 chromosome 12, mHipAmp2.hap2, whole genome shotgun sequence genomic window, atttatttttaatgagcaGTGTTTTCAAATCAAAGTCAATTTAAATCAAAGGGAGCAAATAAAGGATTTAGGAAGTTAGCACTATCAACATATAATCTTAATCTAAGTGATCAAAACGAGAAATACCTTCTCATCTCAAACATTCCCACCTCCGAAATATTGTAGTAGCAAAGAAGGAATCATATAAACACGTAGATTACCTCAGGTTCTTGACTTTACTTAAATACTAGTTTTCTATTCAGATATCACTTCAATtatatttaagatttatttatttaaaccatTATTAAGATAGTTTCCTTAAACTATCTCAAAATGATAGCACCCTTATCTATTTACATCCTTTTAAGTGTATCATGGAAATCAACTGGAGGCTTTTCACAGACATGATTAcattataaatgcattttaaaaaatccacgatttttatttataaaaataaactgaataggAAGATTCATATTCAAAATTTGATTTATCAGTGAGgcaattatgtttttcttctttttgctacAGTTCTAAATGCTATATACTTAAGTAatgatacaatttaaaaatgtttttaaacattcctTTCAGTAACCAGGGCTCCATTTATGTTTTCCCCCAAGTTACCCCATtaacaatatttttctaaaagataGATTCCTTTTTGTTCAGAAGTAATGGCCTCTTTAAACCCTATGCAGACATAAAGGCTCTGAAGTCGATGTTGTGGAAACCTGGCCACGGTGTCCATGCCAGTGggggtcatttttcttttcatcagtcACATTCAGCTACAATGTCTCTATGTGTGTGAATATGTAGAGCCAGCTCAGAAAGAGGGAAGTCTAAGCCTGGGGGCAGGATTGTTTATTTTAGATGGAGAGAGCATTACAGCCTATAgcatgcaaaacaaacaaaactctttaCCACTatagttttttaatataaaagggcaggagaagatataaaatataagataCGAAACACAATCAAACATGCATTGAACTGTTGAGCTTAAGTAGAGGGAGTAGGAACTTGTGAAGGAAACTTCATGTTTCAAAGAGTATCCTTCTCTCCAGAGAAACatgctttatatttttgccttttgttttcatGCAATTGGGGGAGAAGGGAATGGGGTTTTCCAAGAATTTAATGAGATTTCAGGCTTTCTGTTAATCCCACATTATTACCACTACTGTATTAATGGCAATGTGAGCCTGCAAATCAAATAGAGCAGAGGAGGCAGTTtcacaaatgtaaaacagaaaaaaataaataaattaatcttccttcttttcacaccaatttagaatattttttctttctccggGTTAAAAATGTGGAAATCAGTACATACCCTTGGAGCCTGAATTGCTGAAATACTCACATCTCAGCTACGAGCCTTCCCTCTGGTTTTCATCGTCCTCACCTCGCACATACTCTAGGCTGGCCAACGAttcttaaatttccatttttaaatttccattgctCAGATTAATCTTTTCAGCTTTAGAGTGTGCCCTGGTGTATGAGAAATGCCTGGCTGTTGGCAACATTTTAAGCAGGTTCTCACCTGTGTTTTTTGTAATAGTTTTAATTAGTCTTTAATGCAGTTTAAAAGTAACTGTTTTCTaaatagctttaatttttttcttaaatttaccaattattttatatgttgaatAATTTTCAAGCCTagaaaacatttacagaagataCTTTTTTAAggtaacattttaattataatttcacAGCTTGGGTTTCCATTTTCACATACCAAGAAAGCAACAGTGTTCAAGAAAATACTCCATTGAAATTCAACAATAATGAGCAAAGCCCTAAAGGCACTACTATAAAACCTCACATTAAACAATAAATCACTTAAACTTTACTCTGTGGGCACTTTGTAATATTCACTGGAGACTACTTTATCCATCTGCTaactgctatttttatttctgttgcctaaataataaattaaatgtatctaattttttttccgtTTCCCTCTGTTAATGCAGTCTATGATAGTGTTGATACCTGGTGACAAACTAAAAGAAACCAAATTTTCAAAGAGAACCAGAAACACAAATTTTGGCCTTGTTTAACATTCACTTTCAGTACTGTTTGAATTCTGGAACAGATGCTATCCTTGTTGGATGCTAGGTAATTACTGGGGGAGAAGCAAACTGCTTCTACTTTCAGGGTCAAATGTTTCCATGATACCTTAATGTACTCTACTTGTATAGAAAGCCCCTGAGTGGGTAATCTTGCACAACAGATTCTGATCCTACCGACCGCCCCTGTCCACCCCCAAAAACCTTCATGAATATTAGATAATGAACAAAACAGTCATCATTAAAATCATGAGTCTCTTTGGTGAAGCCGTGAGcctttttcaaaagtgaaaaagacGGTCATTGGAAATTGGCATATTGCTGTTTGAACCTAGAGAGAAATGccttgtcaggttttggtatgcTTTCCTAATGGTCATTACAAGGAGACAGATTGAAATAGCATTCTTTCTGTCCCAAATACAGTTTCTCAAGTTCAGTTTGCTAAAAACTGTATTCTCCTGAAAAAGTATTATGGCTTGAACGCCTACGCTGCCTTTTGGCAAGAATACTTGAGTAACTAGAGTTTCAAGATCATCAACTAGCCCTTAAAAACACCTCTAAGGAGGAAGGTCATAGTGTCCACATTCTGCAATTGGGAAAATTGAGGCCTACAGGAAGAATTAAATAGGGCACTgagcaaatcaaaagaaaagctTCTAGAGCAAACCCTAAACTCTTTAAATTGTAGATTGTATGACTCTGTAAAACTATGTTCAGAAATGTCTAAAAAGTTACCATGGCGTTTCTGTCAAAAATTCTTGTTATGTCTTTGCTCACCTCTTTGACATAtacttgttttctgctttttaaacattttatcacTTTATATCTAAGattgaaaagtaaatttttaaagattggcTTGACCTGGATTCAAAATCCATGGAAGGGGCCTACTGCCTCTTGAATGAAGCTTTGCTTATGTGTTTAATTCAAAGTCACACTAACAATCAGTTAACAATTGAAATGATCTATTTGGTGACAATCTCAACTTTGGCTCCCACTTTACTTATATAAATGGGAAGTAAAAGACAAAGAGGTCATCTATCCCTTTGTGACAACTACTGTGATGAAAGATGTGTTACTTAAAGAAAAAGTTCAATTTCTAGAAAATTTCTCTAGTATGTTAAAGTTCATTATTAATAGttcattaaaacattttactttcaCAGGAGATGCTCAGACCCAGTGCATTTCAAggaacagaaatataaaggaaatcTAGTATGCTTCCTTTTCTTACATGAAGAATATTTGAATTAAGTTTTCTTTACCTCTTGAAAGAATACCTGTTCTTGCATAACCTGTGACTGCACCAGATATTCTGAGAAAGCAGCAAGAAGCAAAAGCTGGAAATAGCTATTTCACAGCAGGTAATCATACCTCAGGATGTAGCTACTGTACAAAGTTTATACTTGGATAATCCTGGATGGGAATAAAGGTGGGGGGTAACTGCCTGAAAAACCTATTACTATACAGGCCTTAGCATCATGAATGGCTTTCTTCATGAGGATCTGAAGTTACTATCTCTGACCACATTGCACAGAAGAGCCAATAAGAATTTCAAAGAGAGCAATTTCCACTAAGGGAATTAAGCTACACAAAAGGAACCTTCACACAGAAActctataagaaagaaaaaaaacaaaacaaaacaaaacataggaaACCATGTGTTCTACATAGAAACAGGAAACTGAATTGTTTCTGGTCCCCACTTTAATGAGCTTGCCCACCATGCTGAACCGCAGCTGGAATGTTCATTGACAACAGCGAGCCTGATCTGGAGGTGTGTGCGGCATAGGATTACTTGAATATACAGTGAAGAACATTTCCAAGGACTAAACAAGAGTTTATAACTCCCAGCCCCTGACCAGGAAAATAATATATGCGCACTGGATTTTCACTCACGCAAAATTTACTCACATCGTTCAATAAGGTAGGAAAAACattaaagtcttttattttaatgcctgaaattataaaggctaatTAATACCTAAAGGTGCAGAAGAAATTATATTACACAATAGATCAGTATAAATCTATAATTCTCCAACCATGGAGAaagttgaataatattttaaattagaacTTGAAGAAAGACAAATGTGTTGTGAAAACATGTTATGAGATAGAATGTAATGAAAACTGTTCATAAAGCCATTAAACCATGTAGTacaaaacatataataaaatgggagaaaaagaacTAGTCTAACATGAAATGGAATTTCCACTTAGATTAGCTACATGTATTAGCTATTTAAGTCTTTCCTTCcctaaagtaaatgaaaaagattccTTCTGATTTTCTTGCTAGAAATACCTATCTCACaatgtttaatattaataatCAAGGAAAAATAACATCAATAATCAAAGCGAATACTTGGCTTCACTGGTATTCAGGATCTCAAGAGGTGTACAGTAAGAGAGTAGAATTTTTTACTACACATTTCTATACTTGTACAGTCTACCTAAGAGAAAGCAGATataaaattttggtttttaaGAACAGTAACATTATTATCTTTAAATGCAACAAATCATATTCCTATGTGTCAATTCATTatgaatattaagaaaaaattagaaatctgaCTAGCTTGGTCAATGACTGACTACAAAATTGATATAAAGTATTATGAAAATGCTTTAGAATACTCAATAAAACTAATTATATTTAACATTTCAAAGTCAAATAGATTTGGGACATAATACTTCTTAGTACCAGAAACATTTAAGGTAAAAAAGATTCTATGATTGTGTTTATTGTTAGCTAGCAATAAAACCGAAGCATGTGAAGAAAAAATTAACTAACAAAAGTGATTATAGATGTTTCAGTTTCCATATCTATTTGGAATACCATTTTAAGTATGCTGGCCTGatggttttctgtctttttcttttaactcacTCTGTTTCAGGGCTCTGAAGCTACCTTGTGTGAAGACCTCAACACTGCTGACCATGATCAGCCCAGCCTGGAGCATCTTCCTCATTGGGACTAAAATCGGGCTGTTCCTCCAGGTGGCACCACTATCAGTTACGGCTAAATCCTGTCCATCTGTGTGCCGCTGTGATGCCGGTTTCATTTACTGTAATGATCGCTTTCTGACATCCATTCCAACAGGAATACCAGAGGATGCTACAACTCTCTACCTTCagaacaaccaaataaataacgCTGGGATTCCTTCAGATTTGAAAAACTTGCTGAAAGTAGAGAGAATATACCTTTATCACAACAGTTTAGATGAATTTCCTACCAACCTACCAAAGTATGTAAAAGAGTTACATCTGCAAGAAAATAATATAAGGACTATCACTTATGATTCACTTTCAAAAATACCCTATCTGGAAGAATTACATTTAGATGATAACTCTGTCTCAGCTGTTAGCATTGAAGAGGGGGCATTCCGAGACAGTAACTATCTCCGGCTGCTTTTCCTATCCCGTAATCATCTTAGCACAATCCCCTGGGGTTTGCCCAGGACTATAGAAGAACTCCGCTTGGATGATAATCGCATATCCACTATCTCATCACCATCTCTTCAAGGTCTCACTAGCCTAAAACGCCTGGTTTTGGATGGAAACCTGCTGAACAACCACGGTTTAGGTGATAAAGTTTTCTTCAATCTAGTCAACTTAACAGAACTGTCACTGGTACGGAATTCCCTGACTGCTGCACCAGTAAACCTTCCAGGCACAAACCTGAGGAAGCTTTATCTTCAAGATAACCATATCAATCGGGTACccccaaatgctttttcttatcTAAGGCAGCTGTATCGACTTGATATGTCCAATAATAACCTAAGTAATTTACCTCAGGGTATCTTTGATGATTTGGACAATATAACCCAATTGATTCTTCGCAACAATCCCTGGTATTGTGGGTGCAAGATGAAATGGGTGCGTGACTGGTTACAATCACTACCTGTGAAGGTCAATGTGCGTGGGCTCATGTGCCAAGCCCCGGAAAAGGTTCGGGGGATGGCTATCAAGGACCTCAATGCTGAACTGTTTGATTGTAAGGATAGCGCGGTTGTGAGCACCATTCAAATAACCACTGCAACACCCAACACAGCGCATCCTGCTCAAGGACAGTGGCCAGCTCCAGTGACCAAACAACCAGACATCAAGAATCCCAAACTCACTAAGGATCAGCGAACCACAGGGAGTCCAGCGAGGAAAACAATTATCATTACTGTGAAATCTGTCACCTCTGACACAATTCATATCTCCTGGAAACTTGTTCTACCTATGACTGCTTTAAGACTCAGCTGGCTCAAACTGGGCCACAGCCCTGCATTTGGATCTATAACGGAAACAATTGTAACAGGAGAACGCAGTGAATACTTGGTCACAGCCCTGGAGCCTGATTCGCCCTATCGAGTCTGCATGGTTCCCATGGAAACCAGTAACCTTTACCTATTTGATGAAAATCCTGTTTGTATTGAGACTGAAACTGCACCCCTTCGAATGTACAACCCTACAACTACCCTTAATCGAGAGCAAGAGAAAGAACCTTACAAAAACCCCAGTTTACCACTGGCTGCCATCATTGGTGGAGCTGTGGCCCTGGTGACCATTGCCCTTCTCGCTTTGGTGTGCTGGTACGTTCATAGGAATGGATCACTCTTCTCAAGGAACTGTGCGTACAGcaaagggaggagaagaaaggatgaCTATGCGGAAGCTGGCACTAAGAAGGACAACTCCATCCTGGAAATCAGGGAGACTTCTTTTCAGATGTTACCGATAAGCAATGAACCCATCTCAAAGGAGGAATTTGTAATACACACCATATTTCCTCCCAATGGAATGAATCTGTATAAAAACAATCACAGTGAAAGCAGTAGTAACCGAAGCTACAGAGACAGTGGTATTCCAGACTCTGATCACTCACACTCATGATGCTGGAGGACTCGCAGCCTACTGTGtttcggttttttttttactgtaaggGAGGTGATGGTAGGAACCCTGTTCTACTGCAAAACACTGgaaaaagagactgagaaaagcAATGTACTGTACATTTgccatataatttatatttaagaactttttattaaaagtttCAAATTTCAGGTTACTGCTGCGATTGATGTAGTAGAGATGCCTGAATACAATtctatattttagtattttttagtaATTTGTACTGTATTTTCCTTGCAAATATTGAAGTTATAAACCATTTACTTTGTGTTCTACTGAGTAAGATGACTTGTTGACTGTGAAAGTGAATTCTCTTGCTGTGTTGAACAATCAGGACTGCATTCACATGAGATCCTTGTAGTATAAATAAGCACAGGCCATTTTTTCACTTTGgtattaataaaatgtaaaaaaaaaaactggctgaATGAGAAAAGTTAAATTTCAAAAAGTAGTTATGAAATAATGTTCCCATTATTAAATTTGTATTCCACTGGTATTCAATAATCAAAATATGTGACGTAATGGGCAATATCAGACTTGCTGCATAACTCCATTTTTACTCTAAGAAATTAGATATCCTTAAGAAAGTAAACATATCTTCTGAACTGAATCCATCAGCTGGCATAAGAGGAGTGTGAAGTCTGCTGTTGTTAATGCCATTGTTAACAAAGCTTTCAGAACAACGGACTTCACAACAACAATAATGTAAGCGTGCTTCCAAGTGAGGGAGAAATTCATACTTAGGAAAACATGAAAACTTAGACTTGCGTAGCATAATGAACACAAATAGCAGAACTGCATTTTGGTTTTGCCTATACCATCCTGACTTTGAAAAGTCAATTCTAAAGACACAATTGTAAATGTTTATgatgtttttatcataaaggatgtcaaaaaaaccataaacactttaaaaaagtagTACAACCAAAAGCAATTCCCCTCAACAATGAAGAGAAAGTAGTACTCTAAATATAAgtgagaatttaaaagaaaaataaacatgagaaaTCAAATTGCGATCTGGTTTATGTGAAATGTCTTAACACTGTACATAAACGTTCAGTTTACGTTCACAACGATCAAGAATACTGCCCATCACTGTCACAGTCCTCCGGATATTACATAATGAACGTGTAATGTAACATTTTTTACAGCTTCCTACGAAATTGTGAGCTATTACTTGTTTAAAAACCTCATCACTTTTCTGTtgccatgattttttttccccaagaaaaaaCCAAAGTGCATTGTACGCCCTTTGGCCAGTCTTGTATGTGCCTTGATCCAACGCTACATGTATTCagcttttaaaactcaacaaatttTTCATACTTccttaaatatgaaaaattgtGGTCTTAttgctgaataaaacaaaaaaaacaaagtacaaaatCATCGTGCTTGCTTTTTCGGAATTATGTTACTATCACTAAAGTAGCAAATTGCCCAGCACATTAGTCCTAAGTATCCCCATGTATTTTTCTAGGCATAAAAATAAACGTTGGCTACCAATAAAAAACATAGCAATATCTTGAGCCTGTGTATCATTGTACTTAAAGGGTTCAGTGTTTCATGTATAAACGAATATCCTCACAGTCTTTTGGAatactttttcagaaaatttcagAAGTGGTTTTGTGGCCTTTCAGTCTTTGTTCACTGCTGCTGTCGTCCTGCCTTTAAGGtggtttttgaaaatttaatattttttaaaatagcttttcgGTAGTATGGATTGGCATCAGAGGATCTGAAATCTCAGATCTACCACTTACTAGGTATGTGAAAACAAACCACTTACTCTCCTtagttcagtttccttatctatactgccacccacctcacagggttgttgtgaggactaagtGAGACAATGTGCTTGGAAACTGTACAGTgttcaacaaaatataaattactacTATTATGATCAACCAAAGTGAGCCATGGTTTGCTAGATATCGCTGCTTCTACCACTCTGCTAACAAATATCTCCAACCACCTATGAAAactcattcattattcatttgcCATCTTCAAGTGTTTCtcaattctttctcttttgacttcCTGTTAAGGAGGATAACTCTTTTCCAGGAATATCTtagtaaagaaaatgtgattaaaattaaatatagggAACATCTTCTGCAGGtagtttattttgctttcagaGGTTTTGAGTAGTTTCACCAGAACTCAGGGAAAGGGCTGGATGGTTCCATAAAGTCCCTATAAATCTGTAAGTTGATAAAATGCCAAAAGCCAAGACTATTTTCCCGTTAGTATACCTTTCATGAGCACAGAAAGCTTCATGTGTACTAATAcatgcattttaattattttatttaggataAATCAGAAGTATGTTTTACACTAGCAAACAGAGAGAGCACTGAGAGGGTAAAAGTTTATTCTTCTACCTAGGCTTGCTATGAAATCCAAATACTttgctgaaatatatatatatatatatatatatatgtatatatatatatatatgctttcaataaataacaaaatacaattcTCCACCTTAAAGGACACTACATTAATTATAGATACATATGCATCTATCCCAAGCTAAGTGTTCACAATTTTTACTATCAGGtactaacaaagaaaaatgtaggggaaaaaaatttcaatcctGAAAAATAGCTTATACATTTCACAAGAATACAATGGGGAaacgacaaaaaaaaaattgagagaaaaatcaCTCCCCTGATGAATGTCTGACAAAAATCAAAATTTGTTTTTGGATGCAGGCACTTGTAACTGCATTAAATCACTGCACTTACACTCTCATTTCCTATTAAAAACAACACTGTGCTCTATCTTTGTGAGGCCTATTTATTAAAAGTATTCCCCTGTGCCAAGGAAACTAGTAAAAAACTGCTTTACTAACCACATTTTCTGAGTAAAGTACATTTTATAGCTACATGCCAAGATGACAGTTTCCATGAGGAATCCAAAGAGACCCACATGCTTTAAAGCACCTGAAGTGTGGGTGTTAAAAAGGAACCAGTCCAGCGCTGAATTTACTTTAAGATTAGCTCATCTGCCCCTGAAAACAGTGGTggcatttaaaattctaattcctttcttctacttagCATGATTAGCAAATCTTAATTTAGCATAGTGTTGGAGTTAATGTTTTATGCTTTTGGACTTTTGGCTAAATTAGCAAAAAAATAACTCACGCTTATCAATCACTTTCTTAAGAACTTCAaagttctttacaaaaaaaacctcaacagcCAGTGACCTTTACTGAGTGGCGTCTATATTATAAAATAGTAGGAGTCTTGCCTTCAAGAAATGTGCTGTCTAGAGGCTGTAAGGCATTAAACAAATAATGTAGTAAAAGTTTACTGTGACTGCagtatatacaaaataattaCATCTATTTGGATGGATCAAGGAAGACCTCATGAAGGAGGTAAAATTAGGGCTGGTATTGAAAGATAGGAAGGTATTTAAGGAGGAAGCAAGAAAAACGGATACTGGCTGTGGAgagaaaacatgaacaaaattaTGGAGGCTGGAAAACAGGGGCACCTATTAAATTTAAATCTCCCAGGTTAAGTCTGAgcatttatatacttttaattcCAAAGGTGTTTCTGCTGAGGTTGAGGACCACTGACTTTAGGAGGTGTTTGGGGAAAGACCAATAGTCCAGCTGAAACACAGCGTCCATGAAAGAGATAAGACTGGACAAGTTTTTTTATGTCAGGCTTTGTTAAATTGTGTTAAGTACGTTAAATTCCAAGCTGAGAAACCTTTATGATATTCTTTGGCAATGGGTGCTAACCAGGTGCATAAACAATCAATGTATTGATACTTTAGGGACACgtagaaataaagaatattgcaCAAAGgataaagaaggagaaaatgggaaTGAGAAGACAAGTTAGACGTCTGTGCAATATTCCAGACAAGAGGAAATAAGAGCCTGAACAGTGAaatggggtttttaaaaaaaggtgtaaTTCAAAAGATACAGGAAAAGTAGAATTTCTAGGAATTGGaaactgaagaaagaataaaaattgaagataatTCTCAGCCTGAGTAAGTAAAATGTTGGTGAGGCAATTAACAATGATGGAAAATACTGGAAAAGCAAATGTCAGAGTATTTTGTACATAATGAGTTTGAATAGGTGACCATATGCACAGTACAGGTTTACACTGGCTGATTATTAATAGTTCCATCTTTGCCTTCCACAGTGACCCAATTTAGATGATAAATTATAATCACCTTAGATTTAAAGTACTTTTACGTTATCGCTCTGGAAACGTCTACCTGGAAGCTGGAAATGAGGATATGGGGACTGATCCTCAGCATCAAGGAAGGGAATCCATCTCTAACAGCTTATATTAAAGTTGAGAGGATAGGTAAGATCACCACCAGAACgtgagcagagagaaaaaaaacagatctACCTACACTTTGTAGGgatggaagagggaagaggaacacagaaacagaaacaaataacaaagaaagGGGAGTCACAAAGGGGGAAAATCATCATgagaagaaaatacaatgaaatcaAGGAAccagaagcatttttaaaaggaggatGTCAAAAAGGTAGTCAGGAATATAGACTTGGGAGAggaaaatgaatatgaaaaaaagaggaGACCATCAAGGATTCTGAAGCAGTGTCAGCAGAGTAAGGAGGCAAAAAAGCCTTTGTGATGTTGGCAGGATGATGAGAGATAAAGAAAGCAGAAACAATGATTAAGTCTACTCTTTACTAAGTTTGGAGGTGAAGGGATCTTGTTCGGTCATGTCAAGGATCAAGAGAGATAAATAGGGAGCGAATACCAGGAAGGATATTTACTGACCTCAGGAATGAGATGGGGTATAGAGTTAGGAATCTACAATGAGGAGGGGGCATATTTAACAGGAGTAAAGAAAACTGAGATGCACAAGAGGTATGGTCCAAGTCATGGCTGTGACTCTAAGAGGATTGAAGTTAAAGGCTGTGACTGAGAAGCTGCAATTTTGGAAGAGTCACCAGCAAGGAGGACA contains:
- the FLRT3 gene encoding leucine-rich repeat transmembrane protein FLRT3, which codes for MISPAWSIFLIGTKIGLFLQVAPLSVTAKSCPSVCRCDAGFIYCNDRFLTSIPTGIPEDATTLYLQNNQINNAGIPSDLKNLLKVERIYLYHNSLDEFPTNLPKYVKELHLQENNIRTITYDSLSKIPYLEELHLDDNSVSAVSIEEGAFRDSNYLRLLFLSRNHLSTIPWGLPRTIEELRLDDNRISTISSPSLQGLTSLKRLVLDGNLLNNHGLGDKVFFNLVNLTELSLVRNSLTAAPVNLPGTNLRKLYLQDNHINRVPPNAFSYLRQLYRLDMSNNNLSNLPQGIFDDLDNITQLILRNNPWYCGCKMKWVRDWLQSLPVKVNVRGLMCQAPEKVRGMAIKDLNAELFDCKDSAVVSTIQITTATPNTAHPAQGQWPAPVTKQPDIKNPKLTKDQRTTGSPARKTIIITVKSVTSDTIHISWKLVLPMTALRLSWLKLGHSPAFGSITETIVTGERSEYLVTALEPDSPYRVCMVPMETSNLYLFDENPVCIETETAPLRMYNPTTTLNREQEKEPYKNPSLPLAAIIGGAVALVTIALLALVCWYVHRNGSLFSRNCAYSKGRRRKDDYAEAGTKKDNSILEIRETSFQMLPISNEPISKEEFVIHTIFPPNGMNLYKNNHSESSSNRSYRDSGIPDSDHSHS